One genomic region from Argentina anserina chromosome 2, drPotAnse1.1, whole genome shotgun sequence encodes:
- the LOC126784862 gene encoding protein FAR1-RELATED SEQUENCE 5: MENPMLEFRLVGKEGEEDFVVIEHPVEDEEMVDSPLIGSASRNVNGVGFSGGSGEIYVPEGDLLDLEPYDGMEFESEEAAKAFYNSYARRVGFSTRVSSSRRSRRDGAIIQRQFVCAKEGFRNLNEKRTKDREIKRPRTITRVGCKASLSVKMQDSGKWVVSGFVKEHNHELVPPDQVHCLRSHRQISGPAKTLIDTLQAAGMGPRRIMSALIKEYGGISKVGFTEVDCRNYMRNNRHRSMDGDIQMLLDYLKQMQADNHNFFYAVQGDEDQAMGNVIWADPKAKMNYSYFGDTVTFDTTYRSNRYRLPFAPITGINHHGQPVLFGCAFLINESEASFVWLFKTWLLAMSGRPPLSITTDYDPVIQSAIMQIFPQTRHRFCKWHIFKKCQEKLSHVFLQHPCFEADFHKCVNLTESIEEFESCWLSLVDRYDLRDHEWLQSMYSARKQWVPVYLRDTFFAEMSITQRSESMNSYFDGYVNASTNLSQFFKLYEKALESRNEKEVKADFDTMNTSPVLKTPSPMEKQASEFYTKKIFMRFQEELVGTLTFTASKGDDDGEIISYQVAKFGEDHKAYYVKLNVLEMIATCSCQMFEFSGLLCRHVLAVFRVTNVLTLPSHYILKRWTRNAKSSVILEERSSDVYTSYLESHTVRYNTLRHQAFRFVDGANSSETYDLALDALKEAATKVAHAIKNDGRNVMGNGHIRGNSVAGGTRANYIIGDHDGSSGQNLSEDDMDKKIRELTNELECANRKCEVYRANLLSLLKDIEDHKLQLSIKVENIKISLKDGF, encoded by the exons ATGGAGAATCCTATGCTTGAATTTCGATTGGTAGGCAAGGAAGGGGAGGAGGATTTTGTTGTAATTGAGCACCCTGTTGAGGATGAGGAGATGGTTGATAGCCCTCTGATTGGGAGTGCTAGTAGGAATGTCAACGGCGTCGGGTTTAGTGGAGGGAGTGGTGAGATTTATGTCCCTGAGGGGGACCTGTTGGACCTTGAGCCGTATGATGGCATGGAGTTTGAGTCCGAGGAGGCTGCCAAGGCGTTTTACAACTCGTATGCCCGTCGTGTTGGGTTCAGCACTCGTGTGAGCTCGTCGAGGCGTTCCAGGCGAGATGGGGCGATTATACAGAGGCAGTTTGTTTGTGCCAAGGAGGGGTTTAGGAATTTGAATGAGAAGAGGACTAAAGATAGGGAGATCAAGCGGCCGCGGACTATTACTAGAGTGGGATGCAAAGCGTCCTTGTCTGTGAAGATGCAAGATTCAGGGAAATGGGTTGTGTCTGGTTTTGTTAAGGAGCATAATCATGAGTTGGTGCCCCCTGATCAGGTGCATTGTCTTCGGTCGCATAGGCAGATATCTGGTCCTGCAAAGACATTGATTGATACGTTGCAGGCAGCTGGAATGGGCCCCAGGAGGATCATGTCAGCACTGATTAAAGAATATGGTGGAATCAGCAAAGTTGGATTTACAGAGGTTGACTGTAGAAATTATATGAGGAATAATCGCCATAGGAGCATGGATGGAGACATTCAGATGTTATTGGATTATTTGAAACAAATGCAAGCAGATAACCATAACTTTTTCTATGCTGTTCAAGGCGATGAGGATCAGGCCATGGGCAATGTCATCTGGGCTGATCCAAAGGCAAAGATGAACTATAGTTACTTTGGTGATACTGTTACTTTTGATACTACTTACAGGTCGAACAGGTACCGTTTGCCATTTGCACCTATCACAGGGATAAACCATCATGGACAACCAGTATTGTTTGGTTGTGCTTTTCTGATAAACGAGTCTGAAGCATCTTTTGTTTGGTTGTTCAAAACATGGCTTTTGGCAATGTCTGGCCGCCCTCCACTGTCGATTACCACTGACTATGATCCTGTGATACAGTCAGCTATCATGCAGATCTTCCCACAGACCCGTCACCGGTTCTGCAAATGGCACATTTTCAAAAAATGTCAGGAAAAACTATCCCATGTGTTTCTCCAACATCCATGTTTTGAAGCAGACTTTCACAAATGTGTCAATTTGACCGAGTCAATAGAAGAATTTGAGTCTTGCTGGTTATCTCTTGTTGATAGATACGATCTCAGGGATCATGAATGGCTTCAGTCAATGTACTCTGCTCGCAAGCAGTGGGTCCCTGTCTATCTCCGCGACACCTTTTTTGCAGAAATGTCCATAACCCAGAGAAGTGAAAGTATGAACTCATATTTTGATGGGTATGTGAATGCTTCAACAAATTTGAGTCAGTTCTTTAAGCTCTATGAGAAAGCTCTAGAGAGTCGCAATGAGAAGGAGGTGAAAGCAGATTTTGATACTATGAACACTTCCCCAGTTTTGAAGACCCCATCTCCAATGGAAAAACAAGCCTCTGAGTTTTATACAAAAAAGATATTTATGAGGTTTCAAGAGGAGCTAGTTGGGACCTTAACTTTCACAGCATCCAAGGGCGATGATGATGGGGAGATCATCTCATATCAAGTAGCAAAGTTCGGGGAGGATCATAAAGCATATTATGTTAAACTAAACGTTTTGGAGATGATAGCAACTTGTAGTTGCCagatgtttgagttttcaggTCTTCTTTGCAGACATGTATTAGCAGTCTTTCGAGTGACCAACGTGTTAACTCTGCCATCTCATTACATATTGAAACGATGGACAAGAAATGCCAAGAGCAGTGTTATCTTAGAAGAACGTTCTAGTGATGTATATACCAGTTATCTAGAATCTCATACTGTTAGATACAACACTTTACGCCATCAGGCCTTTAGATTTGTAGATGGAGCAAATTCTTCAGAAACTTACGACCTTGCCCTGGATGCTTTGAAAGAAGCTGCAACAAAAGTGGCACATGCAATCAAGAATGATGGGAGAAATGTCATGGGCAACGGGCATATCAGGGGAAACTCAGTTGCTGGTGGAACCCGGGCCAATTACATCATTGGGGATCATGATGGGAGTTCTGGCCAGAATTTATCTGAG GATGATATGGATAAAAAAATTCGGGAACTTACAAATGAGCTGGAGTGTGCTAATCGAAAGTGTGAAGTTTATCGAGCTAACCTGCTTTCGCTTTTGAAAGACATTGAGGATCATAAGTTGCAATTGTCTATTAAAGTGGAAAACATTAAGATTAGCCTGAAAGACGGCTTCTAA
- the LOC126784871 gene encoding protein FAR1-RELATED SEQUENCE 9, giving the protein MSGGRQRTLGGGGQHVLDYLKRMQAENPAFFYAVQSDSDHSGGNIFWADATARINYNYFKDAVIFDTTYRTNRYRVPFASFIGINHHGQPVLFGCALIFNESESSFIWLFQTWLQAMSGRHPVSITTDPDRLIQVAVAQVLPHTRHRFTKSSIYRETKEKLGGLYNSHSTFETEFKKCINESETIDDFESHWHSLIQRYYIMDNEWLQSMYNARQQWVPVYLRDTFFGDFAVNEGSGSLTLFFDGYVTETTTIQILLKQYEKAVVSWHEKELKADFDSTNTMPILKTPSPMEKQAANLYTRSMFKKFQEELVETLANPATKIADTGTIATYRVAKFGEDHRAQSVSFNSSEAKATCSCQMFEYSGIICRHILAVFRAKNVLTLPAPYILKRWTRNAKSGAVLDESSSDSPSNSRESVTARYNNLRQEAIKYVEEGAKSIHIYNVAMNALQEAAKKVASMKNHGSGAMHGSSLANGGSQEMHATEENQTAVFQSADQKEKKIRELSAELDNTNQRCEVYRANLLAVLRDMEEQKLKLSVKVQSARLSLKE; this is encoded by the exons ATGAGTGGCGGCAGACAGAGAACCCTCGGGGGTGGGGGTCAGCATGTGTTGGACTATCTGAAAAGAATGCAGGCGGAGAATCCTGCTTTCTTTTATGCAGTTCAGAGTGACAGCGATCACTCTGGTGGGAACATATTTTGGGCTGATGCAACAGCGAGGATCAACTATAATTACTTTAAAGATGCTGTTATATTTGACACTACATACAGGACAAACCGGTATAGGGTACCGTTTGCCTCATTCATTGGGATTAATCATCACGGGCAGCCAGTGTTGTTTGGATGTGCATTGATCTTCAATGAGTCTGAGTCCTCATTCATATGGCTTTTCCAAACTTGGCTTCAAGCAATGTCTGGACGCCACCCTGTCTCTATCACCACCGATCCAGATAGGCTTATACAAGTTGCTGTTGCACAAGTTCTTCCTCATACCCGACATCGTTTCACGAAGAGCTCCATATATAGAGAAACGAAAGAGAAACTTGGTGGTCTCTATAATTCTCATTCTACCTTTGAAACCGAATTTAAGAAATGCATTAATGAAAGCGAGACGATTGATGATTTTGAGTCACATTGGCATTCACTGATTCAAAGATACTACATCATGGATAATGAATGGCTTCAATCAATGTACAATGCAAGGCAACAATGGGTCCCAGTTTACTTAAGAGACACCTTTTTCGGAGATTTTGCTGTGAATGAGGGTAGCGGAAGTTTGACTTTGTTTTTTGATGGGTATGTGACTGAAACCACGACTATACAGATTTTGCTTAAACAGTATGAGAAGGCTGTTGTTAGTTGGCATGAAAAGGAATTGAAAGCAGATTTTGACTCCACTAATACTATGCCCATTCTGAAGACACCATCCCCTATGGAAAAGCAAGCGGCAAACCTCTATACTAGGAGCATGTTCAAAAAATTCCAGGAGGAGTTGGTTGAGACTCTTGCTAATCCTGCAACGAAAATTGCTGACACAGGGACCATTGCCACCTATCGAGTGGCTAAATTTGGTGAAGACCACAGAGCACAGTCTGTTAGTTTCAATTCTTCTGAGGCGAAAGCTACTTGTAGCTGTCAAATGTTTGAATATTCAGGAATAATATGTAGGCACATATTAGCAGTTTTTAGAGCAAAGAATGTTCTCACTCTTCCTGCTCCTTATATATTGAAACGATGGACAAGAAATGCCAAGAGTGGAGCTGTGCTGGATGAAAGTTCTTCTGATTCACCAAGTAATTCCAGAGAATCTGTAACAGCTAGGTATAATAATCTACGTCAGGAAGCAATTAAATATGTTGAAGAAGGAGCAAAATCTATCCACATTTACAATGTGGCGATGAATGCTCTACAGGAGGCTGCGAAGAAAGTTGCTTCCATGAAGAATCATGGTTCTGGTGCCATGCATGGTAGTTCCCTGGCCAATGGAGGTAGCCAAGAAATGCATGCAACTGAAGAAAATCAAACGGCAGTATTTCAATCTGCA GAtcagaaggagaagaaaatcCGTGAGTTGTCTGCTGAATTGGACAATACCAATCAACGATGTGAAGTTTATCGAGCAAATCTACTTGCTGTTCTCCGAGATATGGAAGAGCAGAAGTTGAAGCTTTCAGTTAAGGTGCAAAGTGCCAGGCTAAGTCTGAAGGAGTGA
- the LOC126784884 gene encoding uncharacterized protein LOC126784884 encodes MKIDKEISHPIHPRHKLKLEYTEIPFYCDGCKEAGIGLKYKCQQCEFDLHKSCAVAPLYINHPFYNKCEFQFLYSPPGAFRRVCDACRKDVSGFVYHCRRCGFDLHPCCANLPQVLDDGKHNLYLCLKLTSACHRCGGKGPGWSYRSDCKTYNLHVSCVKELLVESWQAMYLNVDKNKFREMQTRIPSLKGTLQDHHGKKGGKVGKCCQIAGGAVRVIVSAILGDPTALIGAAVAGFMSK; translated from the coding sequence ATGAAGATTGACAAGGAAATCTCTCACCCTATCCACCCTAGACACAAGCTCAAGCTTGAATACACAGAGATACCATTCTACTGTGATGGGTGCAAAGAAGCTGGGATTGGCCTCAAATACAAGTGTCAGCAATGCGAATTCGATCTGCACAAGTCATGTGCAGTGGCTCCTCTCTACATCAATCATCCCTTCTACAACAAATGTGAGTTTCAGTTTCTTTATAGTCCGCCAGGGGCTTTTAGAAGAGTATGTGATGCGTGTAGGAAAGATGTTTCCGGATTTGTGTATCACTGCAGGAGATGTGGGTTTGATCTGCACCCTTGTTGTGCAAACCTACCACAAGTCCTAGATGATGGGAAGCACAACCTTTACTTGTGCCTCAAGTTAACCAGCGCCTGTCATCGGTGTGGAGGCAAGGGACCTGGTTGGTCTTACAGGTCTGATTGCAAGACCTATAACCTTCATGTCTCATGTGTGAAGGAGTTGCTTGTGGAGAGCTGGCAGGCCATGTATCTCAATGTTGACAAGAACAAGTTTAGGGAAATGCAGACTAGAATTCCTAGCCTTAAGGGCACACTGCAAGACCATCATGGGAAAAAGGGAGGGAAGGTTGGCAAATGTTGCCAGATTGCTGGTGGCGCTGTTCGCGTTATCGTCTCCGCCATCCTTGGAGATCCTACTGCTCTAATAGGTGCTGCCGTTGCTGGTTTCATGTCCAAGTAA
- the LOC126784865 gene encoding probable L-type lectin-domain containing receptor kinase S.5, with amino-acid sequence MGFSQRLSSIIYLIYTFAVIFLASAADPRQFPFTSFSEKTDQDIFHFGSPYSSIDQGALQLTPDTENGDVSYFNKSGRIMYHKPYRLWSSDDVEEDEVASFNSTFLMNIFRKEEWTAGEGFAFLIASDWSIPQNSHGQWLGLTNATTDGNTTNYMVAIEFDTGKQDFDPDDNHIGLNINSVISNKTVSLDPFDIEISPEVGTNYTVWVQYDGSTKVLEVYMAKRIMTIPAVRPEIPLMRETINLRSYLKQDSYFGFSGSTGSAAKQLNCVLEWDLKVQIFKTKKNKILLKVGVPALVLLVLFGVILGAVYVKKRKRTSLEESLVLVTLKRLPGMPREFKYKELKDATNNFHASMILGQGGFGIVYRGTLPDSNDANGTSTSAEIAVKQFSRDSIKGKDDFMAELTIIHRLRHKNLVRLVGWCYEKGKLLLVYDFMPNGSVDGHLYGAKNQSTLNWERRCKILAGVASALHYLQNEYDQKVVHRDLKASNILLDSEFNARLGDFGLARALEQERNSYAELELAGVAGTLGYVAPECFHTRKATPESDIFSFGAVVLEIVCGRSPGIQIVHEQHQLSLVDWVWMLHREGCIEEAVDERLNSNYVLDEAKKLLLLGLACSHPIASERPQTQAICQIISGTMSVPSVPPFKPVFTWPSMSIAIGTAFSSTDSTVSSILSRNTLSLP; translated from the exons ATGGGGTTTTCTCAAAGATTGTCATCAATCATCTACTTAATTTATACCTTCGCCGTAATCTTTCTAGCATCAGCAGCTGATCCCAGGCAGTTCCCCTTTACCTCATTCAGTGAAAAAACCGACCAGGATATATTCCATTTCGGCTCGCCTTATTCTTCCATCGATCAAGGGGCACTTCAGTTAACCCCAGACACTGAGAATGGAGATGTCAGCTATTTCAACAAGTCCGGCAGGATCATGTATCACAAACCTTATAGGCTCTGGTCATCTGACGAtgtagaagaagatgaagttgCCTCCTTCAACTCAACTTTCCTCATGAACATCTTCCGAAAAGAAGAGTGGACTGCCGGTGAGGGGTTTGCTTTTCTTATAGCCTCGGATTGGAGCATTCCTCAAAACAGTCATGGGCAGTGGCTAGGCCTCACCAATGCCACCACTGATGGTAACACTACAAATTACATGGTTGCCATAGAATTCGACACAGGAAAGCAAGATTTCGACCCTGATGACAACCATATAGGCCTCAACATCAACTCTGTAATATCAAACAAGACTGTTTCTCTTGACCCTTTCGACATTGAGATATCACCGGAAGTAGGCACCAACTACACCGTGTGGGTGCAATACGATGGCAGTACCAAAGTTCTTGAAGTTTACATGGCTAAGCGCATCATGACCATCCCAGCAGTAAGGCCCGAGATACCACTTATGAGGGAGACGATAAACTTGAGAAGTTACCTAAAGCAAGACTCGTACTTTGGATTTTCCGGTTCCACAGGTAGCGCGGCCAAACAACTAAACTGTGTTCTGGAATGGGATCTAAAGGTTCAAATATTCAAGACCAAAAAGAATAAGATTTTGTTGAAGGTTGGTGTCCCAGCATTGGTTTTGTTAGTACTATTTGGTGTCATTTTGGGAGCTGTCTATGTgaaaaagaggaaaagaacCAGTCTTGAGGAGTCCCTTGTGCTTGTGACACTAAAGAGATTGCCAGGAATGCCGAGGGAGTTCAAGTACAAAGAGCTCAAAGATGCAACTAATAATTTCCATGCGAGTATGATCCTGGGGCAAGGTGGATTCGGCATTGTTTACAGAGGGACTCTGCCTGATAGTAATGATGCAAATGGTACTAGTACCTCTGCAGAAATCGCTGTCAAGCAGTTCTCAAGAGACAGCATCAAAGGCAAAGATGATTTCATGGCAGAATTGACCATTATTCACCGTCTTCGCCATAAAAATCTAGTCCGGTTGGTAG GATGGTGCTATGAGAAAGGAAAGCTTCTTTTAGTGTATGATTTCATGCCAAATGGTAGTGTTGATGGGCACCTTTATGGAGCTAAGAACCAGAGTACACTCAATTGGGAGCGTCGATGCAAGATCCTAGCTGGTGTGGCATCAGCTTTGCATTATCTGCAAAACGAGTACGACCAGAAAGTGGTGCACCGTGACCTTAAAGCTAGTAATATTTTGCTAGACTCTGAGTTCAATGCTCGCCTTGGAGACTTTGGCCTTGCCCGAGCCTTGGAACAAGAGAGGAACTCATATGCTGAACTAGAACTAGCAGGAGTCGCTGGTACCCTGGGCTATGTTGCTCCAGAATGCTTCCATACAAGAAAGGCTACTCCAGAATCTGATATTTTCAGTTTTGGGGCAGTTGTGCTTGAGATTGTGTGTGGGAGAAGTCCTGGGATTCAGATTGTTCATGAACAACACCAGTTATCTTTGGTCGATTGGGTGTGGATGTTGCATCGAGAAGGGTGTATTGAGGAAGCTGTGGATGAGCGACTGAACAGTAATTACGTATTAGATGAAGCAAAGAAACTTTTGCTTCTTGGGTTGGCATGTTCACATCCTATAGCCAGTGAGCGGCCTCAAACGCAAGCCATATGCCAGATTATATCTGGAACCATGTCAGTCCCTAGTGTGCCTCCATTCAAACCTGTTTTCACATGGCCTTCAATGAGTATTGCTATCGGTACTGCATTTAGCAGCACTGATAGTACAGTTTCTAGTATCCTTTCTAGGAACACACTATCTCTTCCCTAG
- the LOC126784881 gene encoding transcription termination factor MTERF6, chloroplastic/mitochondrial yields the protein METSTTQNGSSGIMWFFRDKGFDDKSISEMFKKCKRLENVNMESASENWAYLESIGIQERKLPSVVSKCPKILTLGLHEKLVPTVECLATLGSKPREVASAIAKFPHILSHSVEEKVCPLLAFFEALGVPQKQLGKMILLNPRLISYSIDTKLKDIVDFLADLGLARDGMIGKVLVKNPFIMGYSVEKRLRPTAEFLKSIGLTEQGIQTVATHYPEVLCRDVDKILRPNFDFLKRSGFEDGQIAALVTGYPPILIKSIHNSLEPRIKFLVEVMGRRIDEVTDYPDFFRHGLKKKVERRHKLLKQAATNCSLSEMLDCNQKKFQLKFGLA from the coding sequence ATGGAAACTAGCACCACTCAGAATGGTAGTAGTGGCATCATGTGGTTCTTCAGGGATAAAGGGTTTGATGATAAGAGTATTAGTGAAATGTTCAAGAAATGCAAGCGGCTTGAGAATGTGAATATGGAGAGTGCCTCTGAGAATTGGGCTTATTTGGAGAGTATTGGGATTCAAGAGAGGAAGCTACCTTCTGTTGTGTCAAAGTGTCCCAAGATACTTACTTTAGGTCTCCATGAGAAGCTTGTTCCTACTGTTGAGTGTCTCGCCACGCTTGGGAGCAAACCACGGGAAGTGGCTTCTGCCATTGCCAAATTCCCTCACATTCTGTCACATAGTGTGGAAGAGAAGGTCTGTCCGCTGTTGGCGTTCTTTGAGGCATTGGGTGTTCCTCAGAAACAACTTGGCAAAATGATTTTGCTCAATCCTAGGCTCATCAGTTACAGCATTGATACAAAGCTGAAGGACATTGTGGACTTTCTTGCTGATCTTGGCCTTGCCAGAGACGGGATGATTGGAAAGGTACTGGTGAAGAACCCATTTATCATGGGTTATAGTGTTGAGAAGAGACTGCGGCCTACTGCAGAGTTCTTGAAATCCATTGGTCTCACGGAGCAGGGTATTCAGACAGTGGCAACACACTATCCAGAAGTTTTGTGTAGAGATGTGGACAAGATTTTGAGAcccaattttgatttcttgaAAAGATCTGGATTTGAAGATGGGCAGATAGCAGCGCTGGTGACTGGTTATCCACCCATTTTAATTAAAAGCATTCACAATTCTTTAGAACCCAGAATCAAGTTTTTGGTAGAGGTAATGGGGAGACGAATCGATGAAGTCACTGATTATCCTGACTTCTTTCGTCATGGTTTGAAGAAAAAAGTGGAGCGGCGACACAAACTGTTGAAACAGGCGGCTACTAATTGCAGCTTAAGTGAAATGCTGGACTGTAATCAAAAGAAGTTCCAATTGAAGTTTGGTTTGGCTTGA
- the LOC126784882 gene encoding pentatricopeptide repeat-containing protein At4g38150-like, producing the protein MPSFQGRVSKLIISSISNRSQPSSSLIKLRCFSSDTDRRRREMSPPEPIPNRPLRGQRPSNPQPNFERRRESPPNLERKRENPSPPLQDSSFLEKLKMGLEKSKKEKPQEAVESPPEEANEIFKKMKETGLIPNAVAMLDGLCKDGLVQEAMKLFGSMREKGTIPEVVIYTAVVEGFCKAQKPEDAKRIFRKMQSNGIIPNAFSYNVVVQGLCRCGDMEEAAEFCGEMLEAGHSPNVATFVGLVDGVCKENGVEGGENVIGKLKQTGFVVNEKAVREFLDKRASFSPVVWEAIFGKNHSKKIF; encoded by the coding sequence ATGCCATCGTTTCAAGGCCGGGTCTCTAAGCTCATCATCTCCTCCATTTCCAACCGATCTCAGCCCTCTAGCTCGTTGATAAAACTACGTTGTTTTAGCTCCGATACTGATCGCCGCCGCCGTGAAATGTCCCCGCCGGAGCCGATACCCAATAGGCCATTAAGAGGCCAGAGACCATCGAATCCCCAGCCCAATTtcgaaagaagaagagagagccCTCCCAATTTGGAGAGGAAGAGGGAAAACCCTAGTCCGCCATTGCAAGACAGCAGCTTTCTCGAGAAGCTCAAGATGGGTCTGGAGAAGTCGAAGAAGGAGAAGCCCCAGGAGGCGGTGGAGTCGCCGCCGGAGGAAGCAAATGAGATATTCAAGAAGATGAAGGAGACTGGTTTGATTCCCAATGCGGTGGCAATGCTTGATGGGCTGTGTAAAGATGGGCTGGTACAGGAGGCAATGAAGCTTTTCGGGTCGATGCGCGAAAAGGGGACTATTCCTGAGGTGGTGATATACACTGCTGTGGTGGAAGGGTTTTGTAAAGCCCAGAAGCCGGAGGATGCAAAGAGGATTTTCAGGAAGATGCAGAGCAATGGGATTATTCCGAATGCGTTTAGTTACAATGTGGTTGTGCAGGGGCTGTGCAGGTGTGGTGACATGGAGGAGGCTGCTGAGTTCTGTGGGGAGATGTTGGAAGCGGGCCACTCGCCGAATGTGGCGACTTTTGTGGGGTTGGTTGATGGGGTGTGTAAGGAGAATGGGGTGGAGGGAGGTGAGAATGTGATTGGGAAGTTGAAGCAGACGGGGTTTGTGGTTAATGAGAAGGCTGTCAGGGAGTTTTTGGATAAGAGGGCGTCGTTTTCGCCAGTGGTGTGGGAAGCTATCTTTGGGAAGAACcattcaaagaaaattttcTGA
- the LOC126784887 gene encoding RING-H2 finger protein ATL18-like, which produces MIWLMVSQSGLTMATIFFYTCFWIPFMQLKKALAGIISDILYFTDIYKPEDHACCNVDQLSLPVARFQDLQGHSSTERSERVAETCSVCLVEFEDEDVVSQLSKCTHVFHVDCLEKWMERNHFTCPLCRSLFFNVNTCHVKCDDDFLPHSWQY; this is translated from the coding sequence ATGATATGGCTAATGGTTTCTCAGTCGGGGTTGACCATGGCCACCATTTTCTTCTACACCTGCTTTTGGATCCCATTTATGCAGTTGAAGAAAGCTCTGGCTGGAATAATTAGTGATATTCTTTATTTCACTGACATTTACAAGCCGGAAGATCATGCTTGCTGCAATGTAGACCAGCTAAGTCTTCCTGTGGCTAGATTCCAGGATTTGCAGGGTCATTCTAGTACCGAAAGGAGTGAACGCGTCGCCGAAACCTGCTCAGTCTGCTTGGTTGagtttgaggatgaagatgTGGTGAGCCAATTGTCAAAGTGCACTCATGTTTTCCATGTGGATTGCCTTGAGAAGTGGATGGAGAGAAATCACTTCACTTGTCCACTTTGTAGGTCCTTGTTCTTCAATGTGAATACTTGTCATGTGAAATGTGATGATGATTTTCTTCCACATTCATGGCAATATTGA